In the genome of Daucus carota subsp. sativus chromosome 9, DH1 v3.0, whole genome shotgun sequence, the window AGTAATCAACCTTGCCATTTACATATTTCTTCGGGTCATACTGCATCTCTCCACCATGAATCATTTTTATAGTAAAATATTCACAATCTGCATTTCAttgtaatctatttattatCTCACAACTCAAAATTAGAATATCTACTACACAACTAAAATCATAGCATACACAATTATAATAAACAAGTAAACAAGAAGAAAGAAATCCTAAACCTAATATAGAAATATTATAGGGTTCCACAACTAAAATATGTTTCGATCAAAAAGAAAGTTAATAATCGAACATACATATCAACAATAACACCGTACTCACAAAACCCTCAAATCTAATAACACGGTATATATAGAATTGTATGGATCAAGTAAAAGGATGTACCTGTATATTTGGGGCTTTCTCGAGGTTTGTAAACATCGGCATTTTTTTTCAGCCTTCGATGCCATGTCATTTTGAAGTCGAAGGTCGAGTAGAAGGAATAGTGAAAGGTGTAGTCGAAGAGGAGGCAGTTGTATTATGTGAGAGAATTGGAGGGAGATGGGTGTGTTTTGTGACTGTCTGTTTACATACATGACCCAATTAACCTTACACTTGCGTGCTATTAGTTTTTACATCAAACGgcgttaaaaaaatttagacagGAGTGGGGAAGAGCccttttattgtttaaaataatatttatagcCATGCATTTGGCCACTTTTAATTTTGAGCCACTaaagtgaaataataaaaagtttCAGGTATGAACAGTGCAATTTAGTCaatatatttaaagaaatatttcaatacactatttttcaatttttttctttttaaataaaatatagatgtcaagtttttatttaaatttacacCTCAAATTATGGTGGTGTTTGTTTACAAAAAGCTGGAGCTGCTTCTTCTGATTTCTGTTTCTGTTGACCCGTTTGTTTAAAGGAGTAGAAACACTTAATTTGGAATAGGGGTTTAGAAGATAAAATTTTGTGCATACCACGAGCCGGAATGGCTATGAAAAAAATGTAAAGTACAGATTGGTTAGATAAAAATACTTTCATCATTTAAATCTTGAGAATATTTGAAAACGCGTATTTCATTTTAAATGAAAGATTTCAGAATTACAGAATTTAAATTGTCATTtgaaattatcaaatttatattaatatttgaattctgaatgtcgtggatttcaaatgaaatccaaattaatattatcaaacaaaattttgctcaaattcaaaattttaaataaaatccagAATCTCATACGCATGCCCAGGCTTTTTATAAATAGAGATAACAACTATATTCATGTTAATTTATTAACCCATTTGGAGTGTTCAGTGACGGATTGTTGAGTCCGTGTGCTTCTAATCGTAAATGCGAGATGTGCATATTAAAATGTACGCGTATGTGATACTTTTACTGATATtcgattttacaaaataatctGTTTTGTAAATTTGAAAGTTAATCAAACATGCTTATGTTGTAGTgcagtaaaaaaataaagagtaCGAAAAGAAAATGTTATATCTAGAGCATTTTTGTTATATCCAGAGCAAAAGAAGAATGAAAAGACAAAACTGTCCCCTGCATACACAATAAACAACTGTTGGAAAAAATTCATGTAATGGTAATTTCGTCTTTCATGATTTGTTGTTTtggaaataaaaaaagaattttggAAATAACATTTCCCCGGAAGGAAATAGCAATGACAAGGAAATGAGATTAGCATGACCGCAACTTGAAAGTTAGTGGCAATATCACATGTCCTTGCGGTGTAGCCtttagaatttttaaaaatatttaataatatgattGTATTTAAAAGGGAGACATGGTATAAATTATTGTACCAGGGATGTTCTTTCCGTATTTTAGTCAGACGGGAAAGAGAAGCTACGAGCAAAAACACATGCAAGGATCACCTATTTTCAACGCCTGCGAATTTAAAGTAGTGAAAGCTGcatgtatatatttgtatacATGGCATGCTTCGATCACAATTATAAGGCGTAGGTCCACTGAACCATTTATTTTCACTTTTGTTTTCTGCGTACTTAcaaaaacagtaaataaaagtaatcatgttatGGTGACTATTTAAGTTTTGTACATGAGTTGGGCAAAGACGAACTTGAAGATGTTAAATTTAAAAGACCGATAAATATTTAGGATATATAAATTACTAGAATGTTTGTTTGGGGTCATGTTCATGTAAAACTATTAGTTACAGAACTCTTAGAATCGTTATGTTTATAGTATTAGTTTAGGTTCTGCAGCAAAACTGCAcgtgaaaaaaaaatactccctccgtctcaatttataggtctagTTTGGAAAGAAAATTTGTCcaaaaatacttgtccctctcttctttcgatacaaatttatctacatattaattgtgatttttttgaaactcaacaatattctcacttatcaatgcactaattaatgaaacatgagataagattccatataaccaacttttttcttaatatgggtgtttattccaaaatggacctataaattgagacggagggagtatcttacttatgtattatattttgaaactatttttgaacacacacaacgatgcaaaaacattatgtatttagatttaaatcttgaaaatcTATGTAAAATATAGGTTGTGCAACAAAACCTTAATGATTTTGTGATTCTATTTGAAGCATTTGTTCTCTCTTGAGAGCGATTCtgtttgtataatatatttttatcagttatataatatttagataattataattatgatagtttagtgataatttaaaaaaataaaatatacagtaATAGATAAGAAGTAAAAGTTACTGGGGGAAACTAGTTCCCTCCAGCTCCATCTTCCTTCCGGATTTCTGGTTACACACTGCACATATAACCAAACACAGGTTTACTATTTACACGCGAACTGTAAGAGCAACTTCAAATGAGATGCCAAAAAGAGTGCTACAGTGCCATATGGCATGACACTTTTGTTGGCTCTCCATTTGAGTGGAAGGAGTGTCAAACAAAGTTGTCAACTTTGGCACCCtctaaaaaagaaaattgtataTATCACCATAAAGATATTATAGTTTCCTATCTtgttatatatacttatatttgtacaaatatgtgGCAACTTTGGTTGCTAATCATTGGAtcaaatttttatgtaaaagttgccaaagaaaatagataataaaatagTCATGTTAAACAACTTTAGTTAGAACCGTtaattgaagatgctctaacatTCTAACATGATTCCACTTAAATTCATGTTTTTATGCAACTACAAAATCGTGGAAACAAACAAGATCAATGTATTGAACCCACAGTTGCCGGTACGTTCTGGCCattttagtatttttattttttactgcATGTAAAAAGTTAATACAAGCAACGAAATTGTACgtacatatatataagtatCCCCTACATATATGTCTATACAATTTATGCAagagaaatattacaagtaacAAAAATATGAGTAATAAACATTTAGCCTCTGGTCCTAATAATTGTAATAGTGCCTCTCCCTTGTGTCTGAATTTTGGTTAGAGCCACCACAGCCTTCCCGGAGAGACCATGTCCGTGGGGTGATGCTACCGGCCGGCAGGCAAAATCCCCCACCGGATGCCTCACCGGCCTCGTTGGAGTCATCGAAATTCTTTCGTTAATGTCGTTTAACGTTATTTCGCCTTCTTTGCCTCCCGGTTTAACCACTGCAAATGGATAAACTACCCTGGTCATGATCACCTCCTTCCTTTTCTTCAAATAATCTCCGTCCCCTAGTAATTTGGCCgaaaaaaatcattaaacagaattttaaatgaaatccaAGCTTCCAAACATGTCATTTTTATTGTGCATGTTCATAGTTACAATCCGGctcatctaaaattttataatacaatataatattatcataaaGTCGACAAATGATTAAATAAACAGAGAATAAAggattgaaaaatgaaaaagataAAGAGAAATGTATTGCATATAGACATGCTTTGCGCCAACTGCCTATATTTATCTTcgcttcttcttttttcaatCTTCATACCGTTTGCTGTATGACAGTGTATGTATCACACTCCCATTTAAATATCCATTAAGTGTGCTagaagttatatattctaaagaGGTACAAAAAGtaaacaatataaatgagtATTATATACTATCATATATCAGATACGAAATAAGCACGATAAATATGTCATATCGCTAACAGTAGATAATATATACATTTCGCAAACTAAGACtacaatttaacaaaaattaatacaggAAATACAAAAGATAAATTACATACCGACTAAAAGAGGGGAATAGGCAGCTAGGGAATCTAGGGACTGAGAAATGGACCCGGTCTGGACTGAATCTTTGCTGTTTGGTGAAGAGGAGGATGAGCACAGATTATTATTGCCTTCAAAAGCTGGTCTTGCCTCTTCTGGTGATGCTTCCACATctctattattttcatttttcatcttGTCTGTACATAATGcagtaataattaataaatattattaaataaaacattccttgatttttatcatttcaacttaaaacaaaaattactCACCTTTCACTTTATCCATCTCATTTGTCTGATTAAGATCACCAAAATCTCCAGGATAAATCTGGCTTAAATTCTCCTTCCAGCAActctatataaaataatagagtGACATTCAAATGTAGATATATTAGTACAtgtattcaaattatatattgtcTACTCTATGcaataatattatcatattacCGCATGCATGTACGGATCCCTAACAAATGATTATTGCATCATACTAATCGTTTATTATGATCGCAAGAAATATGCTGCAACAATCAGACCCGAGTCTTGTAATTACCTCAACAGGGCAGGCAGAGTAGTTTGTTGGTTCTTCTGAGAACAGCAGTAGCCTTCTCCTTTTAGAGCTAAATTCAAGCAAAGCATCTTGTAGATAGCCAGTGGAATAATCAGAAAGATTATCAAGTGCTGAGGAATATGGTAGACTGTTAATGCTGCCCATCCCAACTGCATTTATACACCAATGAATGTTACCAATCATTAGCACACATAAATACACTACAGTGATgacaaaacagaaaaaaaataaattacatgaatGAGACATATCCGCATTGAAAACCCCAAGATTCTGATATTCCCAGCcaagagaagaagaagagtaGAAACTGGAGTTTGCTATGGAGTAAAGATCTTCCATTTTATCACAAACTGACCATAATTCAAATGCAAATATGTGTGAATATATAGAGTTGTTAaagacaaaaaattaaaattaaaataaagggAAGAAATGTGAAAAAGAAGTGAGTCAGTCAACTGCAATCACTgagagaagaaaaaagaagaagcagatTTATGGGTTTCTTGGGATTCGAAAAATGTGGGCATTTCCACTTTGAATAAATTATGATATTCTAAGAAAGGTGGTTATGTGGGGATTAAATAATTGCAGTGGTTATGAttttatgtttggtttggtaaCATGTAAGGTTAAAATGGTTAGAAAGTAAGGAGGACAAATTTCGAAGAGACATAATTCAAATTcagcttttcttttttcttgttttctgtctttttattttatctttttacttttttcttcAGTTGTGTGGTGGTGAACTAACTGTTCTTCTTTTCAGTGATGAATAATACACTATACagtgttttcaactttattTCACATTCTTGGTTATATTTTGTAGGGTCATTTGATGGAACAAATGTGGATTTCCGGTGTTTGTTCTTTATTCTTTTGGAGGTTATTTGATCTAACTCTAATGGGACCGTGAGACTTTCATGAAACagtttgtttttctattttttaaaattacaattccATTCAAGCCAAATTATTAGtcgatttaaattatttttattgcatgtgttaagGGAAATTGAAAAAGTTATTTGCATactaaattttcattcaaaaaataaaatctagagATTAATTAATGAAGCTATTTACGCTTTTGTCACTCAAAATGTCtaacttttttaataatttactaaaaaaaaactacttCCTTCGTCCCAATTAAAATGGCCATATTTCTAATTTGGACACCTATtaagaaattaattttaaatgatcaTATTTTTCAccatttttacttatatttattgTAACAATTTCTATAGGAATAGACAGATCATACATTAGcaatgataaataaaattacataattttgaaagattgttgataaatattttactcCTCTCGCTTATTTGCTTAACCTGCGTACAAGAGaagtatatatatctataacattttgtgtgtaatattaaattttattatatataatttttgaagttAACGTATGAACTAATTTCCTAAAACAAACTGATCTTATCATTGTGCGCGTTTGGCGCCGGCTCATAAGCCCagcttctgaattataagttacTTATTTGTACtatttgtgtaagaagtcaagaagtacttaaaaaaagctacgaATACTCGCTTTTGTCtcacggcttctacttatttccaaaacacttttatcacttataagcctgcttctaacttctacttcacttttttactttaagcaataagcacttattttaagctcactcaAACGGCCCCAATTATCTTAATCATTTTATACTAGTTGTAAGtacaaaatcaatatacttatataaaggagaagcgaggggcgtgtaggtgacggcgtggcgcctctcacatcgctccgttctatttttctaattttctggattttttggatgaaaaatatcaaaaattagaactaccgtttatagtttcggatatattggaagcaagtttcagaatctgattttgtttcaaattatttatggaatatagcagcttcaaagttttaatctgattttgtttcagattatttaattatgggaaagaatagcacacaagtctctctgcacctataaataccctatagattgtagggttttggatcatctaaacacaacatccTTTCTCACAATACAACAaacctacctctctctggtgatagaggggcgtgtatgtggcaCCTCTCACATCACttcattctatttttctaattttctggaatttttggatgaaaaatatcaaaaattagaattacattttttagtttcgggtatattagaagcaagtttcagaatctgattttgttttaaattatttatggaatatagtaacttgaaagttttaatatgattttgtttcagattatttaattatgggaaaaagtagcacacaagtctctctgcacttataaatacccctatagattgtagggatttggatcatctaaacacaacctcctctctctcaataccacaaccctacctctctgtggtgatagttctcttgcttgatttctaactcggaggtgcCGTTATTCTTCAACCAtcagtgaaggctgtttatacagtattaaaaaaataaaggttgttgcaagtaaagTAGCTATaaaccgttatattggagtcgacaaatccaaacacgagaaaaaaatatagtcttgacatgatattgatggttgatatcaataaattaactattaatgatgtatgtttgttggttattcttttataatatttgttttgttcatcggacatgtttgtttttgttaatttttatatgatttactttgtatacaggaaaatattattcatacattatctgtttgctctgttcaagcaacttttaagaggatagttatagaccgctatctcatagattgaagttagatgtttttgtgcacaatcaatccaaaaaaattggaggaaggtgataaTGTAAGAActtgattacttttcaaaaaaaaaacaaataagattaagattcgtcatgctttaaattgttaattacgtgtataaattttatttcattttttcatcatgaattatagtccaattttacaattttatatattagtattggtattatatcaagatttttataatataaatttattttatcgtacaaatattaattttaaaacattattatattttttatagacagccacaaaattattttattttacaaatattaatattaaatcattaatataatttttataggccgccacAACGCGCGACTTCTCAACTAATTTATTCTAATTTCAActtgggcctatctatatatttatagacAAACAAGCTACCTTTACTCGTTTCTCTGATATATTACACTAAAACCATGTCTTAGATCCATTTATGACGATTCAAATCATATGACCACAAAGAATTTATCATCCTTCAACTTTTGAAAACAATATCAAAGCCCAATATAAGTTGAGCTTTAACATTTCATTTACTAACAAGAAAACTATCAAGAGAGTTAAAGCTATATATTGTTCAAAAAATGGATGTCATCTTACATTAACTCCATAATTTAACATTATTAAACTATTAAGATCTAATTTTAACATTAAAacgacaaaaaaaattcaaacataataACACAAATGAGTTTCAAACGTGAAAACGTCGTTACTTAGAAAAAGACTTGATATAGTtgcaataaaattattaattatactaGTAATGtaaattctaatttattttaaaaaaaagttataaaaaacTTGTATCATGCATAACAATTTATTTTAACCTGTttgaaagaaaagaataaatgtgagtaatgagaagagaaatatttattttaagcgaATATGGTACGTACTTTTGCAGGGCCACCAGCAGCATGCGGGGTTGTCGACCCAAGAACAATAACCCGACCGCAAAGATTTGGTTGAATAAGTGGCCCAAAGTGTCGGGTTCTTTCTCAATATTTGTATAGTCTATTCAATGATTATTGAATTTTACGTGGAAACTTGTTCATTATCTCTGTTTTCATTAGctctaaaaaaaatcatttgttaaaaaaattgattaatttttaagatatatttataaatttattattatatttagtttgactAAAAATCCTCAAATTTGACTAAaacattttttgataaattataaacCGATAGATTAatcaattactccctctgtccctctcatttctttaccgttactattttgggatgtccctctcatttctttacattaccataaatagtaagttttttcatcattacacccactatcttcccccactatctcatatttaataataaaaactactattacacccactactttcctccactatctcaaatctattattaaatattgatgggtcccaccactttacccacttttcatctaactttactcatttttcatacattgtcttggtctccgtgtccccctccaatgtaaataattgagggggacggagggagtagttttgtTTCCGATTTTTCACAACTATATTACGTTCTGTTAATAGTGTTATTCTGATGTTAAAAACGAACCAAATTGCATACTACAATGTTATCTGCCAGAGTTTCATTCTCCGCAGGTTGCCATTTTTTAAACTCCTTTACctgattaaattttgaatttaggaGTCGCATAATTAGCTATATTGCTCTGATTCATTGCAAGTGTTCTGTTCACCTGCTTCGGACCTTGCTCACAAGCAGTTGTGGGGTTAGGATttcgtttatataaaaaaactagTTGAGactccgcgcgttgcggcggcctataaaaattatattaatgattcagtattaatatttgtagaataaaataatattgtggctgtctataaaatgtatattaatgtttcaaaattaatatttgtaggataaaataaatctatattataaaaatcttgatgtgataccaatactaatatataaaattgcaaaattggagtataattcatggtgaaaaatgaaataaatttatacacgtgattaaacatttaaaacacgacgaatcttaattttatttgtgtttttttaaaaaaaataatcatgttcctACATTGTCcttttcctccaatttttttggattgattgtgcacaaaaacatgtaACTTAAATCGGTGatagtggtctataactacccttgttTGTAAggacctttattttttaatactgtataaacaattttcacttaaaagttgcttaaaCGGAGCGAACAGATTATGCATGAGCAATTTTTTcctgtatataaaataaatcatataaaaattaacaacaaacatgtacgatgaacaaaacaaatattataaaagaataaccaataaACATACATCAATAATAGTTAATTCATTGATATCATTAACAAACTTACattactaatagttaatttattgatatcatccatcaatatcatgtaaTATCATGtgaagactatattctttttccgtgtttggatttgtcgactcccacagtCTATAACACCTTTGCTTGTaacaatcattatttttttaatattgtataaataaccttcacttatcgttgttCTTCTAGAACGACAcaaccgagttagaaatcgagcaagataACTATCACCAGAGAAAGATAAGGTTGTggttaggggtgagcattcagttcggttaaccgaaaaccgtaccgaataaccgaatttttttcggttcgtttaaccaaattatataattcggttcggttttcggtagtgaaatttttgaaattcagtttttcggttattcggttATTAACCAAGGTTAACCGAAAAACCGATCCGTtaaccaaattttcaatatttattatattattagtattaatattacatacatatcagttattttactttttatagtTGTTATATGAAGTGTCAATCCTATAGCTTCAGTAAGCTTCATATGCAATTCACTCTTGGGCAGTTTCATTTGTCATTCACTCTGCTTAGATTTACCAATGGACAAAGCAAAGCATGAGAAACTTAGCTTCTGGCTCTGGCCGACGTCCGTGAGTTTGCATAAAAGCATAAGAGATCACTTAATATTTGCTTAGTTTTGGACAAATGAATTAGTTTAATAAATTTGGATGTAACATGAATTCATATCAAAGCTGCAGTAGATATTAGCAGGGAAATAGTTTaaaattcggttttcggtaataACCGAAATAAtagtttcggtttcggttacaaaccgaaagaatttcggttcggttttcggtagttAATTTCTGCTTATTTCGGTTTCGATTAACCGAAAAAAAGTTTGGTTTcgatttcggttaaccgaatactCACCCCTAGTTGTGGTATTGAAagagagaaggttgtgtttagatgatcgaaaaccctacaatctataggggtatttataggtgtagagagacttgtgtgctattctttcccataattaaataatctgaaacaaaatcagattaaaacttttaaggtactatattccataaataatctggaacaaaatcagattctaaaacttgcttctaatatacccgaaactaaaaaaggtagttctaaaaatcagattaaaactttcaagtactatattccataaataatctgaaacaaaatcagattctgaaacttacttctaatatacccgaaactaaaaaaggtagttctaatttttgatatttttcatccaaaaatttcagaaaattagaaaaatagaacggagcgatgtgagaggcgccacctacacgcccctcgcttctcctttatataagtatattgattagggatctttttaaaaatacccatctgtaaaattatttttttaaaaatactaccatctttttcattgtttttaaaaataccttttcataaattttttttttcaaaaatacgatttgcaacttttgcaacctcatttgcaaccttgggcggcgcagccgtaaaagttgcaaatgaggttgcaaaaattgcaaataaaaatggaaagttgcaactgttgcaactgcaattgcaattagttcaactgaaaactgtaagttgcaaaagttgcaacctcagttgcaactaaatgcaactgaaaactatatatagttgtaaatgaggttgcaaaagttgcaaatgaggttgcaactgcagttgcaacttttgcaacttcatttgcaacctcttgcaactgaaaactatatatagttgtaaatgaggttgcaaaagttgcaaatgaggttgcaactgcagttgcaacttttgcaacttcatttgcaacctcagttgcaactaaatgcaactgaaaactgtaagtaacaacagatgtatggtgtgcccctggcggggccattagattacaatagaatcaactgaatgcaaccatatgcaactgaatacaaccatatgcaactgaatacaaccatatgcaaccatatatgcaattacaaatcctaaTTTCAAGttccatatgcaactgaatacaaccatatgcaaccatatatatatatatatatatatatatatatatatatatatatatatcgattccgaaaatgaggtcgaaaatgacatttgaaaacttgaacttgaaatcaggaattcagctgcatatgaagttgcaaaagaggttgcaacacggctggcgccgcctgtagttgcaaatgaggttgcaaaagttgcaaacagtatttttgaaaaaaaaattttatgaaaaggtatttttaaaaataattctggaaggtagtatttttgaaaacaataaaagaaaaggtaggtagttttgtagatttcccttaAAATTATACGATCAGTAATATTCGCGACATACTAATACATTgttgaaaatttaatttattaaaatggactaaaattttagaagtgaatttaaatttaatatatttaacattGTAGGAAAATAAGAAAAGAGGAAAGGAGTCGGGAGTATTTAAGCCCCCGATCACCCCTTCTAATTCCGGCACTAGTCACAAGTTCACACAATCTCTCTGGAACCATGAACCCTGCTACGGAGAATGCAAAACAAATCAATAAATTACGTTAAATCATAAGTCATAAACTCCGTCAAACGGGCTTGAAGTCTAGCACTGTGGATTCATGTCAATGTTGATGGCATTCCTGCATCGTATATGGACATGGTGGTTGAAAGTTATTTTCCAGGGCGCCTGCCTCTTCACAGAAATAGCCTGATCACCAAATTTATCAGTTTTAGTTGTTTAATTCCACAAGTAGAATTTATCGGTGGGACTGCAGACTTGGGTATGAAACACAACACAGAACATCAGCAACTCAAGTAAAA includes:
- the LOC108200875 gene encoding protein XRI1, with translation MEDLYSIANSSFYSSSSLGWEYQNLGVFNADMSHSFGMGSINSLPYSSALDNLSDYSTGYLQDALLEFSSKRRRLLLFSEEPTNYSACPVESCWKENLSQIYPGDFGDLNQTNEMDKVKDKMKNENNRDVEASPEEARPAFEGNNNLCSSSSSPNSKDSVQTGSISQSLDSLAAYSPLLVGDGDYLKKRKEVIMTRVVYPFAVVKPGGKEGEITLNDINERISMTPTRPVRHPVGDFACRPVASPHGHGLSGKAVVALTKIQTQGRGTITIIRTRG